In the genome of Raphanus sativus cultivar WK10039 chromosome 4, ASM80110v3, whole genome shotgun sequence, one region contains:
- the LOC108852338 gene encoding protein ULTRAPETALA 1 isoform X2, whose protein sequence is MANVEEIQCGSMLFRQEELREMSGVNVGGGYVEVMCGCTSHRYGDAIAKLRVFPNGNLEITCECTPGCDEDKLTPAAFEKHSGRETAKKWKNNVWVIVGGEKIPLSKTVLLKYYNEALKKCNRSNRRSQGTKVFHRDEFVGCIECGKERRFRLRSRDECRLHHNAMADPNWKCSDFPYDKITCEAEEERGSRKVYRGCTRSPTCKGCTSCVCFGCELCRFSDCTCQTCVDFTSNVKA, encoded by the exons ATGGCAAATGTGGAAGAGATACAATGTGGATCTATGTTGTTCAGGCAAGAGGAGCTGCGAGAGATGAGTGGGGTCAATGTTGGTGGCGGTTACGTTGAGGTTATGTGTGGTTGTACTAGCCACCGTTACGGTGATGCCATTGCTAAACTTAGGGTTTTCCCCAACGGCAATCTCGAAATCACCTGTGAATGCACGCCCGGCTGTGACGAAG ACAAGTTAACACCAGCTGCGTTCGAGAAGCATTCTGGCAGAGAAACGGCTAAAAAGTGGAAGAACAATGTGTGGGTTATCGTTGGAGGCGAGAAGATTCCACTGTCAAAGACAGTACTGCTCAAATACTACAATGAAGCATTAAAGAAGTGCAATAGATCAAACAGAAGATCACAAGGTACCAAAGTATTCCATAGAGATGAGTTTGTTGGGTGCATCGAATGTGGTAAGGAGAGGAGGTTCAGGTTGAGGAGCAGAGACGAATGCCGCTTGCACCACAACGCAATGGCTGATCCAAACTGGAAATGCTCAGACTTTCCATACGACAA GATAACATGTGAGgcagaggaagagagaggaagCAGGAAAGTGTATAGAGGATGCACACGTTCGCCAACTTGCAAAGGCTGCACTTCTTGCGTCTGTTTTGGCTGCGAGTTATGCCGTTTCTCTGATTGTACTTGCCAGACGTGTGTGGACTTTACCAGCAATGTCAAAGCTTGA
- the LOC108852338 gene encoding protein ULTRAPETALA 1 isoform X1, which translates to MANVEEIQCGSMLFRQEELREMSGVNVGGGYVEVMCGCTSHRYGDAIAKLRVFPNGNLEITCECTPGCDEDKLTPAAFEKHSGRETAKKWKNNVWVIVGGEKIPLSKTVLLKYYNEALKKCNRSNRRSQGTKVFHRDEFVGCIECGKERRFRLRSRDECRLHHNAMADPNWKCSDFPYDKIDGGGRITCEAEEERGSRKVYRGCTRSPTCKGCTSCVCFGCELCRFSDCTCQTCVDFTSNVKA; encoded by the exons ATGGCAAATGTGGAAGAGATACAATGTGGATCTATGTTGTTCAGGCAAGAGGAGCTGCGAGAGATGAGTGGGGTCAATGTTGGTGGCGGTTACGTTGAGGTTATGTGTGGTTGTACTAGCCACCGTTACGGTGATGCCATTGCTAAACTTAGGGTTTTCCCCAACGGCAATCTCGAAATCACCTGTGAATGCACGCCCGGCTGTGACGAAG ACAAGTTAACACCAGCTGCGTTCGAGAAGCATTCTGGCAGAGAAACGGCTAAAAAGTGGAAGAACAATGTGTGGGTTATCGTTGGAGGCGAGAAGATTCCACTGTCAAAGACAGTACTGCTCAAATACTACAATGAAGCATTAAAGAAGTGCAATAGATCAAACAGAAGATCACAAGGTACCAAAGTATTCCATAGAGATGAGTTTGTTGGGTGCATCGAATGTGGTAAGGAGAGGAGGTTCAGGTTGAGGAGCAGAGACGAATGCCGCTTGCACCACAACGCAATGGCTGATCCAAACTGGAAATGCTCAGACTTTCCATACGACAA GATTGATGGTGGTGGCAGGATAACATGTGAGgcagaggaagagagaggaagCAGGAAAGTGTATAGAGGATGCACACGTTCGCCAACTTGCAAAGGCTGCACTTCTTGCGTCTGTTTTGGCTGCGAGTTATGCCGTTTCTCTGATTGTACTTGCCAGACGTGTGTGGACTTTACCAGCAATGTCAAAGCTTGA
- the LOC108852988 gene encoding putative cell wall protein gives MASPLQTLIATMVLLGLFFGCAEKVSGMRYIPNFFTAGETKHSEFLVSIAPQPSGLIPRLGRFLLPPQPKRPFHPYDDPIAAAPASYCGTPISFAPHPGNEASGPISREEEVPPVPQPLEPVNK, from the coding sequence ATGGCGTCACCTCTGCAAACACTGATTGCTACAATGGTTCTGCTAGGCCTGTTTTTTGGATGTGCAGAGAAAGTGAGTGGAATGCGTTACATTCCCAATTTCTTCACTGCCGGTGAGACAAAACACTCGGAGTTTCTTGTGAGCATTGCACCCCAACCATCTGGTCTCATCCCTAGACTAGGAAGATTCTTGCTGCCACCCCAACCTAAGAGGCCATTCCATCCTTACGACGATCCAATTGCTGCTGCTCCAGCCTCTTATTGTGGAACCCCTATTAGTTTTGCCCCACACCCTGGAAATGAAGCTTCCGGTCCGATCTctagagaagaagaagttccACCAGTGCCACAACCACTTGAACCAGTCAACAAATAA
- the LOC108851719 gene encoding uncharacterized protein LOC108851719, protein MMLYENESNLDRFLRCTTPVVPSLSLPKTQIKNLNRLWYPLESESVEYFRLSDFWDCFDEWSAYGAGVPILSETGKTLVQYYVPYLSAIQIFTSHSALIALRDETESGDSGSETCSDEWRWEGWSSSEEGVDHQEPLDRLGYSYLQYFERCTPYSRAPLMDKIKGLGERYAGLRSLRSVDLSPASWMAVAWYPIYQIPMNRSIKDLSTCFLTYHTLSSSFQDVQKEKRERISVGAFGMATYKTQGRLWDNDRLLSLLSVADSWLKQLRVHHHDFTYFTTTPYHL, encoded by the exons ATGATGCTTTATGAAAATGAATCCAACCTGGACCGGTTCCTTCGCTGCACAACACCAGTCGTCCCTTCGCTTTCCCTCCCAAAG ACACAGATCAAGAACCTGAATCGTCTATGGTACCCTTTGGAGAGCGAGAGCGTTGAGTATTTCAGGTTAAGTGATTTTTGGGATTGTTTCGACGAGTGGAGCGCATACGGTGCAGGTGTTCCCATCTTGTCTGAAACTGGCAAGACATTGGTCCAATACTATGTTCCTTACCTCTCTGCAATCCAGATTTTCACCTCTCATTCTGCTCTTATTGCCCTAag GGATGAGACTGAGTCTGGGGATTCAGGGAGCGAGACGTGTAGCGATGAATGGAGATGGGAAGGATGGTCGTCGTCAGAGGAAGGAGTGGATCATCAAGAACCTCTCGATCGTCTCGGTTACTCTTACTTGCAGTATTTCGAGAGATGTACTCCTTATTCTCGAGCCCCTCTCATGGATAAG ATCAAAGGGTTGGGAGAAAGGTATGCAGGCTTGAGGTCATTGAGGAGTGTTGATCTGTCTCCTGCGAGTTGGATGGCTGTTGCTTG GTATCCAATCTATCAAATCCCCATGAACCGAAGCATAAAGGATTTGTCTACTTGCTTCCTCACTTACCACACACTTTCTTCATCTTTTCAAG ATGTGCAGAAAGAGAAGAGGGAAAGGATAAGTGTTGGTGCATTTGGGATGGCCACTTACAAAACGCAAGGGAGACTATGGGACAATGATAGATTGCTTTCCCTTTTGAGCGTAGCAGATTCTTGGTTAAAGCAGCTAAGGGTCCACCACCATGACTTCACCTACTTCACCACTACTCCTTATCACCTTTGA
- the LOC108852052 gene encoding ethylene-responsive transcription factor ERF054 → MDFDEELNLCITKGKNIDPSFEEASSTTSSRSIKKMRDTDHRPKPYFPFSSFSSSDLSVGFPFTLDPTIRHQQQQHFGYVQQRDQTMQGQNQMISFSPQQPEQQYMTKYWSDTFNQSPRMNQESVQPYSATKLYRGVRQRQWGKWVAEIRKPRSRARLWLGTFDTAEEAAMAYDRQAFILRGHNATLNFPEHYANREVELHDSTGSLDQKQPEVPQLNEVNLEGKDEAVSDCGVEDGMAEAWLNAVTSGWGPESPLWDDLDSSHFPQCSSSSSASCPMRPYF, encoded by the coding sequence ATGGACTTTGACGAGGAGCTCAATCTTTGCATCACTAAAGGTAAAAATATCGATCCTTCTTTTGAAGAAGCTTCTTCCACGACGTCCTCAAGATCTATCAAGAAGATGAGAGATACTGATCATCGACCTAAACCCTATTTCCCATTCTCCTCTTTTTCATCTTCTGATCTCTCGGTGGGTTTCCCATTTACTCTAGATCCAACCATTCGACATCAACAACAGCAGCACTTCGGATACGTTCAACAACGCGACCAGACAATGCAAGGCCAGAATCAAATGATCTCGTTTAGCCCTCAACAGCCGGAGCAGCAGTATATGACCAAGTATTGGAGCGACACGTTTAATCAAAGCCCAAGAATGAACCAAGAAAGTGTTCAGCCGTACAGCGCAACCAAGCTGTACAGAGGAGTAAGACAACGTCAATGGGGAAAATGGGTAGCAGAGATACGTAAGCCACGGAGCAGAGCACGTCTCTGGCTTGGTACCTTTGATACAGCTGAAGAAGCTGCCATGGCCTATGACCGTCAAGCTTTTATATTGAGGGGTCATAATGCCACACTTAATTTTCCGGAGCATTATGCGAATAGGGAAGTTGAGTTGCATGATTCAACTGGCTCGTTGGATCAGAAACAACCCGAGGTGCCGCAGTTAAACGAGGTTAACTTGGAGGGCAAGGACGAAGCAGTGAGTGATTGTGGTGTAGAGGATGGGATGGCCGAGGCGTGGTTAAATGCAGTTACATCGGGATGGGGCCCTGAAAGTCCTCTTTGGGATGATTTGGATAGCTCTCATTTTCCACaatgctcttcttcttcctctgcttcttGTCCCATGAGACCTTACTTTTAA